Proteins encoded within one genomic window of Marinobacter halotolerans:
- a CDS encoding DUF4124 domain-containing protein — protein MLIRICLAFLVFISASVNAEIYRWVDDQGRTHFGDRPSPQATAKRLSEDSEPVGTSRSVEQRQEGIRKFLDQRQRERDSAQAAKARAEEKQAKLASHCRELRARLIHMDRISTFYDLDEKGEQVFVSEAENRKLRERFRAKVEATCGR, from the coding sequence GTGCTGATAAGGATATGCCTCGCTTTTCTCGTGTTTATCTCTGCCTCCGTGAATGCCGAAATCTATCGCTGGGTTGATGACCAGGGCCGGACTCATTTCGGTGATCGTCCCTCGCCGCAGGCCACCGCGAAAAGGCTGAGTGAAGACTCCGAGCCCGTTGGGACAAGCCGCTCCGTTGAGCAGCGCCAGGAAGGTATCCGGAAATTCCTCGACCAACGACAGCGTGAGCGGGATAGCGCGCAGGCTGCCAAGGCCAGGGCCGAAGAGAAGCAGGCCAAACTTGCGTCCCATTGCCGCGAGCTTCGGGCCCGTCTGATACATATGGACCGAATCTCTACTTTCTATGATCTCGACGAAAAGGGAGAGCAGGTGTTTGTCAGCGAGGCCGAAAACAGAAAGCTTCGCGAGCGTTTCCGGGCAAAAGTTGAGGCGACCTGCGGGCGTTAA
- a CDS encoding vWA domain-containing protein: MPAFLLLMFFVFAPQSHAQEAQTLQLPEQGDVRIIVDISGSMKENDPRNLRQPAVRLLARMIPAGAEAGVWTFGQWVNMLVPHGTVDEAWRQNALALSEKINSVALRTNLGEALEKASDDWIGGADLSNTDFILLTDGRVDISGDPEVNAKERERILGPLLDRLTARGATLHTVALSEEADLKMLEALATESGGHFSLASSAEGLNQAFLKSLNAAVPQDQIPLTDEGFTVDQGVEEFTALIFWGENETSATRALTLTNPGGERFTQGAAPGNMRWAAETGYDLITVTDPQAGQWQIDGELGEGSRVTVVSDLRMVVSPIPPTFNPDEPIALKIAFFEEDSRIQDPDFLKVIDVIVRLTSTDGRSGSKILSDDQPPADGIYQDQIDSLPAAGDYNIEVIADGTTFSRRFSGITRFIAPESASPTDEKAEPQESAPALESPIDISNLEEPPADPVPVIQPEPAPEPAPETSAVPIWVWGMAGGTALVLIAGGVWFWLRRKKTGTEEAEAGSGEEELPELEEDIPELEPEVEPEPETEPEPQPEPEPEKTPEEDEDEFGLEDFDLSEFDDLPESDEPGSDDDDYLPEEDPKKGE; this comes from the coding sequence ATGCCTGCCTTCCTGCTGCTGATGTTTTTTGTGTTTGCGCCACAGAGCCACGCTCAGGAAGCGCAAACCCTGCAGTTGCCCGAGCAGGGGGATGTTCGCATCATTGTGGATATCTCCGGGTCGATGAAAGAAAACGACCCGCGCAATCTTCGTCAGCCCGCCGTAAGACTGCTTGCCAGAATGATCCCGGCAGGGGCGGAAGCCGGTGTCTGGACGTTTGGCCAGTGGGTTAACATGCTGGTGCCCCACGGCACTGTGGACGAAGCCTGGCGCCAGAACGCTCTTGCCCTGTCGGAGAAAATCAATTCCGTTGCCCTGCGGACCAACCTCGGCGAAGCCCTGGAAAAGGCCAGCGATGACTGGATTGGCGGCGCGGACCTGAGCAACACCGACTTTATTCTGCTCACCGATGGCAGGGTGGATATATCCGGCGACCCGGAGGTAAACGCCAAAGAACGCGAACGGATTCTGGGCCCCTTGTTGGACCGGCTGACCGCCCGTGGCGCCACCTTGCACACTGTGGCCCTGTCTGAAGAGGCCGACCTGAAGATGCTTGAGGCGCTGGCCACCGAATCTGGTGGGCACTTCTCACTGGCGTCGTCCGCCGAGGGCCTGAATCAGGCATTCCTCAAATCCCTGAACGCGGCGGTGCCCCAGGACCAGATTCCTCTGACCGACGAAGGCTTTACCGTCGACCAGGGCGTTGAGGAATTCACCGCGCTTATTTTCTGGGGCGAGAATGAAACATCCGCGACCCGCGCGCTGACACTGACCAATCCCGGTGGCGAGCGTTTCACCCAGGGCGCTGCGCCTGGGAATATGCGCTGGGCGGCGGAAACCGGTTATGACCTGATTACCGTGACCGACCCGCAGGCGGGGCAATGGCAGATCGACGGCGAGCTGGGTGAGGGCAGCCGGGTAACGGTCGTCAGTGACCTGCGCATGGTGGTCAGCCCGATACCGCCAACCTTTAATCCGGACGAGCCGATTGCCCTTAAAATTGCCTTTTTCGAAGAAGATTCGAGAATCCAGGACCCTGATTTTCTGAAGGTGATTGACGTAATAGTGAGGCTGACTTCCACGGATGGGCGCAGCGGCTCGAAGATTCTCAGTGATGATCAACCCCCGGCCGACGGTATATACCAGGATCAGATCGACAGCCTGCCGGCGGCGGGGGACTACAATATTGAAGTCATCGCGGATGGCACCACGTTCTCCCGCCGTTTTTCGGGGATCACCCGTTTTATTGCGCCGGAATCAGCCTCCCCCACGGATGAAAAAGCAGAGCCGCAGGAAAGCGCCCCGGCCCTGGAGTCGCCAATTGATATCAGTAACCTAGAGGAGCCCCCGGCGGATCCCGTGCCGGTGATTCAGCCAGAGCCAGCGCCCGAGCCAGCCCCCGAGACATCCGCTGTGCCGATCTGGGTCTGGGGAATGGCAGGGGGAACTGCGCTTGTGTTGATCGCGGGTGGTGTCTGGTTCTGGCTGCGTCGGAAGAAGACAGGCACTGAGGAAGCTGAGGCAGGCTCCGGAGAAGAGGAGCTTCCCGAGCTGGAGGAAGACATTCCGGAGCTTGAGCCCGAGGTTGAACCCGAGCCAGAAACGGAGCCTGAGCCTCAACCAGAGCCGGAGCCGGAGAAAACACCGGAGGAGGATGAGGATGAATTCGGACTGGAGGATTTCGATCTTTCCGAGTTCGATGATCTTCCGGAAAGCGACGAGCCGGGCTCTGACGATGACGACTACCTGCCGGAAGAAGATCCTAAAAAGGGTGAATGA
- a CDS encoding YcgN family cysteine cluster protein, translated as MIAEIPFWQRKRLDEMTAAEWESLCDGCGKCCLAKLEDEDTGEVYYTDLVCRYMDQGTCGCTVYPQRLEKVLACTVLTPDNLADFHWLPYTCAYRRLAEGRPLADWHPLRSGDPNSVHEAGVSVRHRVLSEAEVPEEDWEEHIIHWVI; from the coding sequence ATGATTGCAGAGATTCCCTTCTGGCAGCGCAAGCGTCTGGATGAAATGACCGCCGCTGAATGGGAATCCCTGTGCGATGGCTGCGGCAAGTGCTGCCTGGCCAAACTGGAAGATGAAGACACCGGCGAGGTCTATTACACCGACCTGGTCTGCCGTTACATGGATCAGGGCACCTGCGGTTGTACCGTCTACCCGCAGCGGCTTGAAAAGGTGCTCGCCTGCACTGTGCTGACGCCAGACAACCTGGCGGATTTTCACTGGTTGCCCTATACCTGTGCCTATCGCAGGCTGGCGGAAGGCCGGCCACTGGCGGACTGGCATCCGCTGCGCTCCGGGGACCCGAACTCGGTTCACGAGGCAGGGGTTTCGGTCCGGCACCGGGTGCTGTCAGAAGCAGAAGTGCCGGAAGAAGATTGGGAAGAACACATTATTCACTGGGTTATATAA
- a CDS encoding YcgL domain-containing protein, which translates to MSEKTFVSVFRSSKKPGTYLFVRRGQVWEDLPDSLKGIFGKPVHSMDLVLTNERKLARTDGRQVLQAIEDKGFFLQMSDEQSGYVVDFRRKPEQQKGESDG; encoded by the coding sequence ATGAGCGAAAAAACATTTGTATCGGTATTTCGCAGCAGCAAAAAGCCGGGTACCTATCTGTTCGTTCGGCGCGGCCAGGTATGGGAAGATCTGCCGGACAGCCTGAAGGGCATTTTTGGCAAACCGGTTCATTCCATGGATCTGGTGCTGACCAACGAACGGAAACTGGCCCGAACCGACGGGCGGCAGGTGCTTCAGGCAATTGAAGACAAGGGGTTCTTTCTGCAGATGTCGGATGAGCAGAGCGGCTATGTGGTGGATTTTCGCCGCAAACCCGAGCAGCAAAAGGGTGAAAGTGACGGATGA
- a CDS encoding D-hexose-6-phosphate mutarotase encodes MPLKPGQWSFTRWTTVGQLEALEVHHPLFEARLFIQGAHLTEFTPRHQSNWLWLSDKAIFKPGHAIRGGVPICWPWFGVPDRNPPEVRRRILTGASHGFARTALWKLEDVRETAREVEVSLSLLANQDFADAWTGSALCLLTFSFSAAGFRIALTTTNLATQPLAMTQALHTYLPTADIIGTRIEGLDGCEYTDAVENWSDFTQRGPVDFPGETDRIYLSGQPLEIITPGHTSTVDAVGSDSTVVWNPGPEKAARLSDFPDSAWQHMLCVETANALSDYRVLNEGQSHTIGVMIGRR; translated from the coding sequence GTGCCACTTAAACCCGGTCAATGGTCATTTACCCGATGGACCACCGTCGGCCAACTTGAGGCTCTGGAGGTACACCACCCTCTTTTCGAGGCGAGGCTATTTATACAAGGCGCCCATCTCACCGAATTCACACCGCGCCACCAGTCCAACTGGCTGTGGCTCAGCGACAAGGCCATTTTCAAACCGGGCCATGCCATTCGAGGTGGCGTGCCAATCTGCTGGCCCTGGTTTGGGGTTCCCGACAGAAACCCGCCGGAAGTCCGCCGACGCATCCTCACAGGTGCATCCCACGGCTTTGCCCGCACTGCCCTGTGGAAACTGGAGGATGTAAGGGAAACCGCCAGGGAAGTGGAAGTCAGCCTGTCGCTTCTGGCCAACCAGGATTTTGCCGATGCCTGGACCGGCAGTGCCCTGTGTCTGTTGACCTTTAGCTTCTCCGCCGCCGGCTTCCGTATTGCGCTGACTACCACCAACCTGGCAACCCAGCCCCTGGCCATGACCCAGGCACTGCACACCTATCTGCCCACCGCCGACATTATTGGCACCCGGATCGAAGGCCTGGACGGCTGCGAATATACCGATGCCGTGGAGAACTGGAGCGACTTCACCCAGCGCGGGCCTGTGGATTTCCCCGGCGAAACCGACCGCATCTACCTGAGCGGCCAGCCGCTTGAGATAATCACGCCCGGCCACACCAGCACAGTGGATGCGGTGGGCAGCGATTCGACAGTGGTGTGGAACCCGGGGCCGGAGAAAGCGGCACGTTTGTCGGATTTCCCCGACTCCGCCTGGCAACATATGCTGTGTGTGGAAACCGCCAACGCGCTATCGGACTACCGCGTGCTCAATGAAGGGCAAAGCCACACCATTGGCGTTATGATTGGCCGACGTTAA
- a CDS encoding 2OG-Fe(II) oxygenase — MTLSTASVLQPVGNPVAPEGDWLDALADGLSEHGWLSLDARPLLGDELLASLCEEVQILDRTDALRVAGIGRGLDKTRDRSVRRDKIAWLQGETAAQAGLFQVFETIRCGLNQQLFLGLKRFETHYATYHPGDFYRKHVDSFQGRASRVVSVVLYLNENWQQADGGELQVFNRDSEQEICGRVSPELGRLAVFMSEEIPHEVLPANRTRYSVACWFRQDEIPLPLSL; from the coding sequence ATGACTCTTTCCACCGCATCTGTTTTGCAGCCAGTCGGCAACCCGGTTGCCCCTGAGGGTGACTGGCTTGATGCGCTGGCTGACGGGTTGAGCGAGCACGGCTGGCTAAGCCTTGATGCCCGGCCGCTGCTGGGTGACGAGCTGCTGGCCTCGCTGTGCGAGGAAGTGCAGATTCTGGATCGAACCGATGCCTTGAGAGTGGCCGGAATCGGCCGTGGCCTGGATAAAACCCGGGACCGTTCGGTGCGGCGGGACAAGATTGCCTGGCTACAGGGAGAGACGGCTGCTCAGGCAGGCCTGTTTCAGGTATTCGAGACCATTCGCTGCGGGCTTAACCAGCAGTTGTTCCTGGGGCTGAAGCGTTTTGAAACCCATTACGCCACCTATCATCCCGGCGACTTTTACCGGAAACACGTAGACAGCTTCCAGGGCAGGGCATCGCGGGTGGTCAGCGTGGTGCTGTATCTCAATGAAAACTGGCAGCAGGCAGACGGTGGCGAACTGCAGGTATTCAACCGCGACAGCGAGCAGGAAATCTGCGGACGGGTATCGCCGGAACTGGGGCGACTGGCGGTTTTCATGAGTGAGGAAATCCCTCACGAAGTGCTGCCGGCGAACCGTACCCGCTACAGTGTGGCCTGCTGGTTCCGCCAGGATGAGATTCCGCTGCCTTTGAGTTTATAA
- the recR gene encoding recombination mediator RecR, whose protein sequence is MAFSPLVDELVESLRCLPGVGQKTAQRMAFHLLERGRSGGSRLSEALDKAMTGVRRCDSCQNFSDTPVCGICQTPERRNGTLCVVESPSDLLAIEQAGDYRGSYFVLMGHLSPIDGVGPEEIGIERLLSRIGEEGVTELILATNPTVEGEATAHYIADRLDGRNILITRLAHGIPVGGELGYVDGFTLTHAFRGRKPLSD, encoded by the coding sequence ATGGCGTTTAGCCCACTGGTAGACGAATTGGTGGAGTCGTTGCGTTGCCTGCCGGGGGTTGGCCAGAAAACGGCCCAGCGTATGGCGTTTCATCTGCTTGAGCGGGGCCGGTCCGGCGGGTCGCGCCTGTCGGAGGCGCTGGATAAGGCCATGACCGGCGTTCGCCGGTGTGATAGCTGTCAGAACTTCTCCGATACGCCTGTCTGCGGTATCTGCCAGACTCCCGAGCGGCGCAATGGCACTCTCTGTGTAGTGGAAAGCCCCTCTGATCTGCTGGCAATCGAACAGGCCGGCGATTACCGGGGCAGCTACTTCGTGCTGATGGGCCACCTGTCGCCCATTGACGGCGTGGGCCCGGAAGAGATCGGCATTGAACGGCTGCTGTCCCGCATCGGCGAGGAGGGCGTGACCGAGCTGATTCTGGCCACCAATCCCACGGTGGAAGGCGAGGCAACGGCTCACTACATTGCCGACCGTCTGGATGGAAGAAACATCCTGATTACCCGGCTGGCCCACGGTATCCCGGTGGGTGGTGAGCTTGGGTACGTCGATGGCTTCACCCTGACCCACGCGTTTCGCGGCCGCAAACCGCTGTCAGATTAA
- a CDS encoding AAA family ATPase: MKFTGTEKYVATDDLQMAVNAAITLQRPLLIKGEPGTGKTLLAEEMASALGMRLIPWHIKSTTKAQQGLYEYDAVSRLRDSQLGDEKVKDISNYIIKGKLWEAFEADEQVVLLIDEIDKADIEFPNDLLLELDRMEFYVYETQQFVRANKRPVIVITSNNEKELPDAFLRRCFFHYINFPDHDTMKHIVDVHFPGIQQQVVRDALEVFFDVRKVPGLKKKPSTSELIDWLKLLMADELSAKMLQEKDTSSALPPLYGALVKNEQDVHLLQKLAFMARRRG, translated from the coding sequence ATGAAGTTTACCGGTACTGAGAAATACGTCGCGACGGATGACCTGCAGATGGCGGTGAACGCCGCGATCACCCTTCAACGCCCGCTGCTGATCAAGGGTGAGCCAGGTACCGGCAAGACCCTGCTGGCCGAAGAAATGGCCTCGGCCCTGGGCATGCGTCTGATTCCCTGGCACATCAAGTCCACCACCAAGGCCCAGCAGGGCCTGTATGAATACGACGCGGTGTCCCGCCTGCGGGACAGCCAGCTGGGTGACGAGAAGGTCAAGGACATCAGTAACTACATTATCAAGGGCAAACTCTGGGAAGCTTTCGAGGCGGACGAGCAGGTGGTTCTGCTGATCGACGAGATCGACAAGGCCGACATCGAATTCCCCAACGATCTGTTGCTGGAACTCGACCGCATGGAGTTCTACGTCTACGAGACCCAGCAGTTTGTCCGCGCCAACAAGCGCCCGGTGATCGTGATCACCAGTAACAACGAAAAAGAGCTTCCGGATGCGTTCCTCCGCCGCTGCTTCTTCCATTACATCAACTTCCCCGATCACGACACCATGAAGCACATTGTGGATGTGCACTTCCCGGGGATTCAGCAGCAGGTGGTACGGGACGCCCTGGAAGTCTTCTTTGATGTCCGCAAGGTGCCGGGCCTGAAGAAGAAGCCGTCCACCTCGGAACTGATTGATTGGCTGAAGCTGCTGATGGCCGATGAGCTGTCTGCAAAGATGCTTCAGGAGAAGGACACCAGCTCGGCGCTGCCGCCGCTTTATGGCGCGCTAGTGAAGAACGAGCAGGATGTGCACCTGCTGCAGAAGCTGGCGTTTATGGCTCGCCGCCGCGGCTGA
- the dnaX gene encoding DNA polymerase III subunit gamma/tau, producing the protein MSYQVLARKWRPNTFEDMVGQEHVLQALIHALDNQRLHHAYLFTGTRGVGKTTIGRLLARCLNCETGVTSKPCGTCSSCQEIQEGRFVDLIEIDAASRTGVDDMRELTDNVQYAPTRGRFKVYLIDEVHMLSNQSFNAFLKTLEEPPEHVKFLLATTDPQKLPVTVLSRCLQFNLKRMTPEHIAGHLRHVLTQEGIPFEEPALWLLARAADGSMRDALSLTDQAIAFGNQTLNGSDVSNMLGTIDQGDIARLVDALVAEDGPALLSEIQRISDFAPDYSIILADLLSLFHRVTMEQVVPGSADNALGDATMVQSLARQVSAEDAQLFYQAALMGRKDLAVTPDARMGFEMTLLRMLAFRPGADRRGPPAGGATPSRTEGESRDDPEPAPQQEQAPQPALAPEPEPAPEPEPVPEAEQPPEPEPVPVPEPAPEPAEEPPPWEPDYEPAPEPDPAPPLNMEAVDDQAQPESQPEPELEAEPEAAPEPEPSDFSWERDFRSLNIVGMPGNLASNAAMTRSGNDIVLTLDEGHARLLNDRHKEKILEALRNRFGDAINVKITEGETNGRTPAAWEESQRQARQAAAEEAINSDPLVKSIVERFEARVVEGSIRPSK; encoded by the coding sequence ATGAGCTATCAGGTTCTCGCCCGAAAATGGCGCCCCAATACCTTCGAGGACATGGTTGGCCAGGAGCATGTGCTTCAGGCCCTGATTCACGCGTTGGACAATCAGCGCCTTCACCATGCCTATCTGTTTACCGGCACCCGGGGCGTGGGCAAAACCACCATCGGCCGCCTGCTTGCCCGATGCCTGAACTGTGAAACCGGGGTTACCTCGAAGCCCTGCGGTACCTGCTCAAGCTGCCAGGAAATCCAGGAAGGGCGATTTGTTGATCTGATTGAAATCGACGCGGCGTCGCGCACCGGCGTGGACGATATGCGGGAACTGACGGATAACGTCCAGTACGCGCCCACTCGAGGCCGCTTCAAGGTATACCTGATCGACGAAGTGCACATGCTGTCGAATCAGTCCTTCAACGCTTTCCTGAAAACCCTCGAAGAGCCCCCGGAGCACGTCAAGTTCCTGCTGGCTACTACCGATCCCCAGAAACTGCCGGTGACCGTTCTATCCCGCTGTCTGCAGTTCAATCTCAAGCGCATGACGCCGGAGCACATTGCCGGCCATCTTCGCCATGTACTGACCCAGGAAGGCATTCCGTTTGAAGAGCCAGCACTTTGGTTATTGGCCAGGGCCGCCGATGGCAGCATGCGGGACGCGCTAAGCCTGACCGATCAGGCCATTGCCTTTGGCAACCAGACCCTGAACGGCAGTGACGTCAGCAATATGCTGGGCACCATTGATCAGGGCGATATCGCCCGACTGGTGGACGCACTGGTGGCCGAGGATGGCCCGGCGTTGCTGTCGGAGATTCAGCGCATATCGGATTTCGCGCCGGATTACAGCATCATTCTTGCGGACCTTCTGTCGCTGTTTCACCGGGTTACCATGGAGCAGGTGGTGCCGGGCAGCGCAGATAATGCCCTGGGGGATGCGACCATGGTGCAGAGCCTGGCCAGGCAGGTCAGTGCCGAGGATGCCCAGCTTTTCTATCAGGCTGCCCTGATGGGGCGGAAAGACCTGGCGGTGACGCCGGATGCCCGCATGGGTTTCGAGATGACCCTGTTGCGGATGCTGGCTTTTCGTCCGGGCGCTGACCGGCGCGGGCCACCGGCTGGCGGCGCCACGCCATCGCGCACCGAGGGTGAAAGCCGGGACGACCCCGAGCCGGCACCGCAGCAGGAACAGGCTCCTCAGCCAGCACTAGCGCCGGAGCCCGAGCCAGCCCCGGAACCCGAGCCAGTACCCGAAGCCGAACAGCCCCCTGAGCCGGAGCCTGTGCCTGTGCCTGAGCCAGCACCGGAACCGGCGGAAGAACCGCCGCCCTGGGAACCGGATTACGAACCCGCCCCGGAGCCCGATCCGGCACCGCCGCTGAATATGGAAGCGGTTGACGATCAAGCTCAGCCAGAATCACAGCCTGAGCCCGAACTAGAGGCAGAGCCAGAGGCAGCGCCAGAGCCAGAGCCATCGGACTTCTCCTGGGAACGGGATTTTCGCAGCCTGAATATTGTCGGTATGCCCGGTAACCTGGCCAGCAACGCCGCCATGACCCGCTCGGGCAACGACATTGTGCTAACGCTGGATGAAGGGCACGCACGGCTTTTGAACGATCGTCATAAGGAAAAAATCCTCGAGGCGTTGAGGAATCGGTTTGGCGACGCCATAAACGTTAAAATAACGGAAGGTGAGACCAACGGCAGAACGCCGGCGGCCTGGGAAGAAAGCCAACGCCAGGCAAGGCAGGCGGCGGCGGAAGAGGCGATTAATAGCGATCCGCTGGTCAAGTCTATTGTCGAACGTTTCGAGGCACGGGTTGTCGAAGGCAGCATCCGGCCGAGCAAGTAG
- a CDS encoding ribonuclease D — MGVTWITDPAALDQWLEANPDEPLALDTEFERVSTFYPIPGLVQLGLGDEFRLVDPSVAEASAGFRSILADPGRRKLLYAMSEDLELFRHWLSLEPAGLIDLQIGAAMAGAGFSMGYARLVEQLFGETLDKSATRSDWLSRPLSAAQEEYATDDIRFLRPIYEWVWKELEQKGLVDALIEESTRFAEDLASQDDPENHYRKLRGGWTLSRQQQGVLKSLVYWRETESRKRDRPRGRVVADAQLIAIAEKLPDSVRALSNVQGLPSVVVRRYGEQMIELIRVAASEDNSTIEVIQPPLSRQDQMLYKQLKRLMVEAADARDIPVELLAPRKRLEAVVQTRDLGAGLFGDGWRQQVIAPVQSRLQEVLAP; from the coding sequence ATGGGTGTTACCTGGATTACCGACCCGGCGGCACTCGACCAATGGCTTGAGGCCAACCCGGACGAACCCCTGGCCCTGGACACGGAGTTCGAGCGGGTAAGCACCTTCTATCCAATTCCCGGACTGGTTCAGCTCGGCCTGGGTGACGAGTTCCGCCTGGTTGACCCATCCGTGGCCGAGGCCAGCGCCGGTTTCAGGTCGATTCTTGCCGACCCGGGTCGGCGTAAGCTTTTGTACGCCATGAGTGAAGACCTGGAACTGTTCAGGCACTGGCTGTCGCTGGAACCGGCGGGCTTGATCGACCTGCAGATCGGTGCGGCCATGGCCGGCGCCGGTTTTTCCATGGGTTACGCGAGGCTGGTTGAGCAGCTCTTCGGCGAGACGCTGGATAAATCCGCCACCCGCTCCGACTGGTTGTCACGGCCCCTGTCTGCCGCCCAGGAAGAGTACGCAACAGACGACATCCGGTTTTTGAGGCCGATTTACGAGTGGGTCTGGAAAGAGCTTGAGCAGAAAGGACTGGTGGATGCGCTGATTGAGGAATCCACCCGGTTTGCGGAGGACCTGGCCAGCCAGGATGATCCGGAAAATCATTACCGCAAATTGCGGGGCGGCTGGACACTCAGCCGGCAGCAGCAGGGTGTGTTGAAATCCCTGGTTTACTGGCGGGAAACGGAATCCCGCAAGCGGGACCGGCCACGAGGCCGGGTAGTGGCGGATGCGCAGCTGATCGCCATTGCCGAGAAGCTTCCGGATTCGGTTCGCGCGCTATCCAACGTGCAGGGCCTGCCGTCAGTGGTGGTTCGTCGCTACGGTGAACAGATGATCGAGCTGATTCGTGTGGCAGCCAGTGAAGATAACTCTACAATAGAGGTAATCCAGCCGCCGCTGTCCCGGCAGGATCAGATGCTCTACAAACAACTCAAGCGCTTGATGGTGGAGGCAGCCGATGCGCGGGATATTCCCGTTGAGCTGCTGGCGCCCCGTAAAAGGCTGGAAGCGGTGGTTCAGACCCGCGACCTGGGCGCCGGCCTGTTCGGTGACGGCTGGCGGCAGCAAGTGATTGCGCCGGTCCAAAGCAGACTTCAGGAAGTATTGGCGCCATGA
- a CDS encoding YbaB/EbfC family nucleoid-associated protein: MNNMGDLMQKAQKMQEEMQKAQEEAAKAEITGEAGAGLVKVTMNGRHDVRKVDIDPSLLSEDKEVLEDLLAAAINDAVRRVEENQKEKMSGMMSGMGMPPGFKMPF; the protein is encoded by the coding sequence ATGAATAATATGGGCGATTTGATGCAGAAGGCCCAGAAGATGCAGGAAGAAATGCAGAAGGCCCAGGAAGAGGCGGCCAAGGCGGAAATCACCGGTGAAGCCGGTGCCGGCCTGGTAAAAGTCACCATGAACGGTCGCCACGACGTGCGTAAGGTGGATATTGATCCGTCGTTGCTGAGCGAGGACAAGGAAGTTCTGGAAGACCTGCTGGCAGCGGCCATCAATGATGCGGTGCGCCGGGTGGAAGAGAACCAGAAAGAGAAGATGTCCGGAATGATGTCAGGCATGGGTATGCCCCCTGGCTTCAAGATGCCGTTCTGA
- a CDS encoding lysophospholipid acyltransferase family protein, which yields MGLTSYLRSKLVPEELSNQIDRIRKPIGSLGYDPWGFNNESMKLGFSMAHQLYEKYFRVETTGIDKIPAEGPVLIVANHSGQLPIDGLLIGYALASRKRNPRIPRAMIERFFPTVPYLGNLLNEFGAVLGDPTNCAKMLANGEAVIVFPEGVRGSGKLYQDRYQLKRFGNGFMHLAMKYNAPIVPVGVVGCEETIPAIANIKPLARMLGIPYAPVALPVVFPAKVHLNVGDPLRFDNREIPEEQVTERVEHVKAAISELIDTGLSERKRLF from the coding sequence ATGGGCCTGACATCCTACCTGCGATCAAAACTGGTGCCGGAAGAACTGAGCAACCAGATCGACCGCATCCGCAAACCCATCGGTTCGCTGGGGTATGACCCCTGGGGCTTTAACAACGAATCGATGAAGCTGGGCTTTTCAATGGCTCACCAGCTCTACGAGAAATACTTCCGGGTTGAAACCACCGGCATCGACAAGATACCCGCCGAAGGCCCGGTGCTGATCGTTGCTAATCACAGCGGACAGCTGCCCATCGACGGTCTGCTAATCGGCTATGCCCTGGCATCCCGCAAACGGAACCCGCGCATACCCCGGGCCATGATCGAGCGGTTCTTCCCCACCGTGCCTTATCTCGGCAACCTGCTCAACGAGTTCGGCGCGGTACTGGGCGACCCCACCAACTGCGCCAAGATGCTGGCCAACGGCGAAGCGGTGATCGTTTTTCCCGAGGGCGTGCGGGGTTCGGGCAAACTCTATCAGGACCGCTACCAGCTCAAACGCTTCGGCAACGGTTTTATGCACCTGGCGATGAAATACAACGCCCCGATTGTGCCGGTGGGCGTGGTGGGCTGCGAGGAAACCATCCCGGCCATTGCCAACATCAAGCCCCTGGCGAGGATGCTGGGTATTCCCTATGCACCGGTGGCGCTGCCGGTGGTGTTCCCGGCCAAGGTCCACCTGAACGTAGGCGACCCCCTCCGATTCGATAACCGGGAAATCCCCGAAGAGCAGGTAACCGAGCGGGTGGAGCATGTAAAAGCAGCCATCAGCGAGCTGATCGATACCGGGCTAAGCGAACGCAAAAGGCTTTTCTGA